The following proteins come from a genomic window of Alnus glutinosa chromosome 10, dhAlnGlut1.1, whole genome shotgun sequence:
- the LOC133879748 gene encoding cytochrome P450 714C2-like, translating into MELLLLLLLKIIFTIAFLGLVSKLIQMGDALIWKPKRLRSILQKQGITGPPPSVLLGNTGDMKKMKSSASKAQQKGEQAITHNCSSAIFPFFDEWRKSYGSIFLFSVGSKQILHMTDPEVVKEISICTSLDFGKPSYQSKERGPLLGQGILTSNGATWAHHRKILAPELYMQKVKGMMSIMVESSMTLVNLWRTESEGGVADIHIDEYMRSFSGDVISRACFGSNYSKGEEIFLKLRTLQELMSKKFFSSGIPGMRYLPTKSNREIGRVEKEVRTLILKVVNERKEVGSGNDLLHMILEAATTSGFSQDETERFIVDNCKNIYLAGYETTAISTTWTLMLLASNPEWQARVRAEVLEVCGGQMPDADMVRKMKMLTMVIHESLRLYPPVPVVSREAFEDMKLGDIQVPKGVNVWILLVSLHEDPDIWGPDANEFNPERFANGVSGACKLPHVYMPFGVGQRTCLGQNFAMAELKIILAQIVSNFSFSLSPKYRHSPTMRMVIEPEHGVNLLIKRL; encoded by the exons ATGGAGCTGCTGCTATTGCTTCTTCTTAAGATCATCTTCACAATCGCCTTTCTTGGATTGGTTAGCAAGTTGATCCAGATGGGTGATGCTCTAATATGGAAGCCAAAAAGGCTTCGATCAATTCTGCAAAAACAGGGGATCACAGGCCCTCCACCCTCTGTTTTGCTCGGGAATACTGGTGACATGAAGAAGATGAAATCCTCAGCCTCAAAGGCTCAACAAAAAGGAGAGCAAGCAATAACCCACAATTGCTCTTCCGCaatctttcctttctttgaCGAATGGAGAAAATCATATG GTTCAATATTTTTGTTCTCGGTTGGCAGCAAACAAATACTTCACATGACCGATCCTGAGGTGGTAAAGGAAATAAGCATATGCACTTCCTTGGACTTTGGAAAGCCTTCGTATCAATCAAAAGAGCGTGGTCCTCTGCTTGGCCAAGGGATCCTGACATCAAATGGAGCAACATGGGCTCACCACAGGAAGATCCTTGCTCCGGAACTATACATGCAGAAGGTTAAG GGCATGATGAGCATAATGGTGGAGTCCTCGATGACATTGGTTAACTTATGGAGGACAGAAAGTGAGGGTGGAGTTGCAGATATTCACATTGATGAATATATGAGAAGCTTTTCTGGAGATGTAATTTCAAGGGCCTGTTTTGGGAGCAACTATTCCAAAGGCGAAGAGATATTTTTAAAGCTTAGAACACTTCAAGAGCTCATgtctaaaaagtttttttcCAGTGGCATTCCTGGAATGAG GTATCTTCCAACAAAGAGTAATAGAGAAATAGGGAGGGTAGAAAAAGAGGTCCGCACTTTGATTCTCAAGGTAGTAAACGAAAGGAAGGAAGTAGGATCAGGGAATGATTTGTTACATATGATCCTTGAAGCAGCCACCACCAGTGGATTTTCCCAAGATGAGACAGAACGCTTCATTGTTGACAATTGCAAGAACATATACTTAGCTGGGTATGAGACTACTGCTATCTCCACCACGTGGACCTTGATGTTGTTGGCCTCAAATCCAGAGTGGCAAGCCAGAGTTCGTGCCGAGGTGTTAGAAGTTTGTGGGGGTCAAATGCCTGATGCTGACATGGTTCGCAAGATGAAAATG CTGACAATGGTAATTCATGAATCATTGCGACTTTACCCTCCAGTGCCAGTGGTGTCCAGGGAGGCATTTGAAGACATGAAATTGGGAGATATTCAAGTGCCTAAAGGTGTCAATGTCTGGATCTTGTTGGTAAGCTTGCACGAAGACCCTGATATTTGGGGACCCGATGCCAATGAGTTTAATCCCGAGAGGTTTGCGAATGGAGTCAGTGGTGCATGCAAGCTACCTCATGTCTACATGCCTTTTGGAGTTGGGCAGCGTACGTGTTTAGGGCAAAACTTTGCCATGGCAgagctcaaaattattttagcTCAAATTGTGTCCAACTTCTCATTCTCTTTGTCACCTAAATACAGGCACTCTCCAACAATGAGGATGGTCATAGAGCCTGAACATGGTGTCAATCTCCTTATTAAGAGGCTGTGA